The Mariluticola halotolerans nucleotide sequence CGGCTCCTTGGCCGGGTCATGGCGGCGACGGCCTGTTCGTAATCCGCAAAAATGCCGGCACCAACGCCCGCGCCAATCGCGGCGCCAAGCGCGCCGGTTTCCTGCGCGTCGGCAACGGTGATCGGCATATCCAGACCATCAGCAAAAATCTGGGGCCAATAAGGGCTGCGCGCACCGCCGCCCGACATGATGGCGCGTTCGACGGACACACCTGCACCGGCGAGAACCTCTATATGGCGGCGATGTTCGAACATGACGCCCTCAAACAGCGCCCGCAACAAATGCCCCTCCCCGTGCCAGCCGGCAATGCCATAGAAGCCCGCGCGGTAACCGGCACCCAGACGGGAGCCATAAAGATAAGGATGAAACATTGGATCATCGTGGCGCGGCTCGACCATGCCGACATGATCGTTGCAATAGCCGAACGGATCGTCGTGATGGGCCCCACGCTCAACCAGTTCGCGCACATACCATTCAAGATTGGAGGCGGAGGTGGCGCTGGATTCGATATTCATGAACCGCCCCGGCCCGAACCCTGCGACCATGAAGATGCCGCCATCAACGATGGGTGCGCGCGATATCACCTGATTGATCGACCATGTTCCCGCGATTATGGAGGCATCGCCTTCAGCCACCACACCAGAACCCAGCGCGCTGGCGATTACATCGAAGAAGCCGCCGACGACCGGCGTGCCTTCAGCCAGGCCAGTCTGTGCAGCTGCGCTGGCGTTCACGGTCCCCGCAATCCCGGACGGGTCGATCAAACGCGGCAGCATCGTCCGCGCGTCACCCAGTCCATAAAGTGCAAGCAGATCGTCGTCATAGGTGCACTCGGGCATGCGCAGCAAGCCACAACCCGACATGTCGGAAACGTCGCTGACACGTTCGCCTGTCAATTGGTAGGTTATGAAATCCTTGCACAGCAAGACGGTGCCGACCCGCGCATAGAGTTCGGGCCTGTTCTGTTTGATCCATGCCAGAAGGACCGGCGTTTGCGAGGGCCATGGCCGCTGGAGGCATAGCGCGTGAAGCGCTGTGCCCTGGGACTGATCGATGTTGTCTGCGAGGTCTGCGGCGCGGGCATCGAGTGACTGAATACCAATCAGCGGCGCATCGTCCTGATCCAGCAGATATAATCCGTTGCCGTGGCCCGCACATCCAATGGCGGCGATCTGCCCGGGGGCAATGCCGGCCTGCGCAATACAGGTCTGGATAGCGACACGGGCATTGGCCCATAGTTCGTCCAGATTGCGCTCTACGTGGCCGGGTTGCGGGGTGGAGGATTGACCATCCAGCGCGTGCATGGCGACCTGATGCCCCTCGAGATCGAAGAGCACCGCCTTGATGACGGTGTTGCCGGCATCAAGGCCCAGCAGATAGGTTTTGCTGTCAGCCACGGTTGTAAACGTCCCATGCCTGTTCGCCTGATGCCCCATCATGAATGATGGCCATCAGGGCTGAAACGACCGCGCTGGGGTTGTCGTGCTGATAGATATTGCGGCCATAGACCATTCCTTGTGCACCCTGTGCCATCAGTGCTGCCGATTTTGCCAGCACGGCCTTGAGATCCTCTTTGCCGCCACCGCGCACCAGAACCGGCACGCGCGCAGCCTCGATCACCCGATGAAAGTCGTCTGGGTTATCCGTGGGATCGGCCTTGATGATATCCGCTCCCATTTCGCTTGCAAGCCGCACAAGGGTGACGATCTTTTCGGCGTCTCCATCGACCTGGTAACCCCCGCGCACGTCATTGGGCAGCATGACCAGCGGTTCAATCATCAAAGGCATGCCGTATTGGTGACACGCAGCGCGCACACGGCTGATATTTTCAACGCATTGCCGGAAGAGCTCCGGCTCGTCAGGCAACATGAACAGGTTGACCACGACACAGGCTGCGTCCATCTCAAGCGCGCCAATGATCGGCTCGTCAGCATTTTGCAACATCGACCACATCACCCTGTGGCGCTGGTCGTTATACGGGTTGCCCATATCGATGCGCATCACCAATGCAGGTTTGTCCTTTTCGGGCCGCGACTGTAGCAGGTCGGCCTGACCGTAAGCGCACTGAATGGCGTCGGGCTTTGCCTTGATGAGGGTATCCATCACGCCTGCCATGTCTTCCAGACCAACGAGGAAACCCGGCTCATTGCAGACACCATGGTCAATCGCGACATCAAGACATCCGCCATTGGTGAACATCCGGTTCATTCGGGCCTTGGTGCTTATACGCATGCTTTATTCCTTTCGCGGCTACGCTCTTCAAGCATCTCGCGTGAGACGCCGTAAAATTCTTCCAGTTCGGTGACCATGGCTTCCGTTTCGCGCGCCCGGCGCGCTTCATCCCAACCCAGTTCGTCTGCGGCAATAGCGGCAATCCGGTCGATGATGCCGGACGATACCTGTCCGGTAATGGCGAGCGGGGTCCGGCGCAAAATCAGGTCGCCGAGCCCGCGGGCGAATTCATGACGGATGAGAAAGGCGATTTCGGCAGCGGTTATGACCGTTGCGGAATCGAGTGGCATATCGTCCGTGTGCGTTTTGCAAAACGACAGAACCTCGCTGGCGCGCGTGCCATAGACATCAAGCAGATGCGTTGCGCGATCCTTTGTGACCCCATGGGTTTGCACCAGGTCCGCCATAAGGTTGAGGTGTTCTTTTGCAAATTCGGCGCCACCGCCTATTGCCATATCAGCGGTTTCGGCGCGGCGCGTCTTGCCCAGTTCGGCCAGAACGGCATCGGCGGCCTGCTCCGCAAAGGCGCGAAAGGTGGTCCACTTGCCGCCCACCATGCAGAACTGGGTGGGATGCCCTTCGATGCGATGCACAAGATGGCCACGCGAAATGCGCCCGGTAAAGTCATGATCGCTTTTGGGCAAGGGCCTTATGCCGCTATAGCTGAAAACGACATCATCATCGGCAATGGAAATGCCGGGGAAGACCAGACGTATGGCGTTGAGAATGTAGTCCTGCTCTTCAGGCTCGCACTTTACGCGACGCGGCGCATCGACCCGAATATCGGTAGAGCCCGCCAGCACCTTGCCCAGATAGGGAAACAGAATACAGACGCGACCGTCGGCATTATCAAACAGCATCATATGGCCATCGAGAGCCTCGTGAAGCTCGTCATTTTCGAGAATGACATGTGACCCCTTGGTGCCCGAAACCATGTCTGTGGGTATCTCGGCACTGTCAGCCAATAATTTCGTGACATCATCCAGCCAGGCCCCGGACGCGTTGACGACCGCCCGTGCGCTTACCTTGCACGTGCTGCCGGTTTCACGATCGGTGATTGTGAAACCATCCTTGCTGGTTGCGAGCTCGGCATAGTTGACCGCCAGGCTTTGTGGCGAAAGGCGCATGGTATCGAGCAGCACTTCAACACCAAGCCGCTCCGGATAGCTCACCCATGCGTCATGATAAATTGCCGAGAATTTCACACTCGGTGTGATTTTTGGCCAGCGCCTGAACGTCGCGCGCCCGCCATGGAAGGACGCGCGCGGCAAGCGCCGGCGTTTCCGGGTCATCCAGTCATAGAGCCGCAGCCCAATGGCGACCGGCAACACCCCTCGGTTCGCCGGTTTTGTGCTGAGGCCGAAAAATCCTGCCGCGCCGTTGAGCAATCCGGAGAAGACCGAAGTGATGGGAATCATGGTGGGCAGCGGGCGCACCATGTGCGGCGCATTCTGGAGCAATAGATCGCGTTCGCGCAACGATTCGCGCACCAGATCGAACTCTCCGTTTTCCAGATAACGCAATCCGCCATGGATCATGCGTGACGGGGCCGCACTGCATCCAGAGCAGAAATCGTTGCGCTCGATCAAAAGCACACGCAGACCCTGAAGCGCCAGTTCGCGAAAAACGCCAATACCATTGATGCCACCGCCGACAACAATGACGTCGAACACACCGTCCGTGCGGAGCAAATCAAAGTTGTCGTTTCGTTTTTCTGGCATCACTACTCCGTTCACCGCCAAGAAGACGGATCCACAACAGGTCTGGTTCTCAGGTCTCGTTCAGCTGTCGAGGTCGATCAAATATGTCTTGGTTGCTGCACCAATCGCATCGATTTCGCCGGATGACAGGCGGAGGCGTCCGGCCTTGGCGTTTTCACGCGCCTGATCGGGATTGCGGGCACCGCAAAGCGCAAATGTGATCCCGGGTTGCTGCAGGGTCCAGGCAATGACGATTTGTGCTTTTGTGGCCTGATGTTCGGCGGCAATCGGCGCGACGACTGCATCCATCAACCGTGCCACCTTCTCGCGGTTGGCCAGTGAGAAACGTGGATTGTCTTTCCGCTGATCATCACCGGTAAATTCGCGCTCAGGCCCCATTTTGCCGGAGAGCAAGCCAAGGGCGAGCGACGAATAACTCAATGTCGAGATGTCATGCGCGGCACAGATTGGCAGAAGCGATGTCTCGATATCGCGTTTGACCATGCTGTATTCTTCCTGAATCGCATCGAGCGATCCGTGGGCGGCATAGGCCTTTAATTCATCGACCGACAAATTGCTGGCGCCGATCGCCCGGATCTTGCCTTGTTGCTTCAAATCCAGAAGCGCTTCCATGGTTTCGGAAACAGGCGTGGTGGGATCCTGCCAATGGGTGATGTAGAGATCGATATAATCGGTGCCGAGACGCGACAGGCTTTGCTCGACTTCATAAATGATCGAATCCTTGCCCAGATGCCGGTGCACCGGGTGCCCGTCATAATCGAAAAAATGATTGCCCTTTTGGGCATGCCAGATCAGGCCGCATTTGGTGGCCAGCACAACCTGATCCCGACGGTCTTTGATAGCCTTTCCCACAATGGTCTCGGAAAGGCCCTGACCATAGGCGGGCGCGGTATCGATCAGGGACACGCCCTCGTCAATCGATGTCTGAATGGCGGCAATCGACTGGCTCTCGTCGGTGCCACCCCACATCCAGCCCCCGATGGCCCAGGTCCCCAGACCAACGACAGATGCTTCAATTCCGGATTTACCGATTGGACGTTTTATCATTTCAGGCGACATTCTTTATCTTTCGCATGGATTCAAGAACCGCAGATGCGGTCTCCTCATCAACGATCAGGGAGTTGATCAGATGGCCGTTAAGCGCGGCGCGGATGGGCTGGACTTTTTCCCCACCAGCGGCAACACCGATTGTCAGCGGGCATGTCGCCAGATCCGTGGGGTTCAATGCGACCAGGCGTGAATTCAGCGCATAGTCGGCAACCGTGCCGTCTTCCCGGATAAGGTGCGCCAGAAACTCTGCCGTGACATTGTCCTTGAGCAGCAACTCCCGGTCGGGGTTGGGCAAGGGGTGCAGATCGTAATAGCTGGAGCCCGGTGTCTTGATTGACCCGATGCCCACCAGCGCCACCGAAGCGTTACGGGCCAGATCAAAGACTTCCTTTGTGGAGTTCATTTCCATGAGCATATCGCGCTGCTCGCGGTTCTCGGCGAACAAGGGCGCATGAATAAGCATGGCCGAGCCTCCCAGCTTTTCGGCAAGCTGGGTCGTTAGATGATTGACGTCGGTATAGTATTTGCCCTGCACACCGCCTGTGAGGGGCACAACAGTGACATTGAATTTGCGTTCGGGGTTCAGGTTCCGCACGACCGCACTCACGGCCTTGCCGCCGGTGATGGCAATCACATCGCCATCGCGAATGGTTTCGAGCAGGTGGTTTGCGGCGGCAAGTCCGACCTGTTGAAGATTGGTATCCGGATTGCCCGGCACCACAGGCGTGACCACTGTATTGCGAAGGCCGGTGATTTCGGACAGGCCCTTTTCGAGGTCAACGAGGCGCTGGAAAGGGCTTTCAACCGCAATCCGGACCATCCCCAGCTTGCGTCCCTGGGTGATGAGACGGTTGACTTTGGAGGTCGACAGGTTGAGCCGCTGGGCGATGTCCGACTGTTTCATCTCCTCAATGAAGTGGAGCGTGAGCACAGTATGGATTTGCCGGATTGCTTCAAAATCGTCTTTGTTCTCAGCCATGCGATTTTCCCAGTGTTGTATAAACGGGCATGCTCATCCCTGGCGCTTGTGCAAGTAATGGTCGATCGAAACTGCCGCGAGCAGGATCGAGCCACGGATGATGTCCTGCCAGTAGACCGAGACGTCGAGCAAAGCCAGTGAGCTGGACACGACAGATAACAAGATCACGCCGAGAATGGCCCCGAAGATCGTGCCAGTGCCGCCCGAGAGGCTGGCCCCGCCGATAACCGCGGCGGCGATCACGTTCAATTCCATGCCTATGCCGAAGGTGGGCTGGGCCGAACCGAAACGCGCCATATAGATAATGCCCGCAACGCCGCAGAGAGCTGAACAAAGGGTGGTTGTCATAAAGACAACCCGTTTGGTTCTGATGCCGGAATAGGCGGCGGCTTTCTCATTGCTGCCGGTATAAAAGACCTTGCGGAAGATGGTGGTGCGGCGGAGCATGAAATCGAACAATACGACCACCACGACAAAGATGATGATCACGACCGGGACGACGCCAATTGCGCCCTGACCGATGAACTTGAACTCAGGTGGCAGCGTATAAAGACCGAGCGGCCGCCCCCCTGTGCCCAGAAGGCAGGCCCCACGGGCGATAACCATTACCGCCAGTGACACGATGAAATGGTGAAGCCCCACACGGGTTACGAAAAAGCCCATGGTTGCGCCAATGCCGGCGCAGGCAGCGATGGCGATGGCCGACGCGACCCAGGGGTCGACACCATTCAAAAAGAGCAGCCCGGCAATGACCATTGCCAGCGCTGTGACGGAGCCGACCGAGAGATCAATCCCCCCGGATATCAGCAGGATCGTCATACCGATAACGACGATGCCTTCGACCGCGAATGCCATGACCATGGCCCGCATATTGATCCAGGTCAGAAAGTATGGTGAGGCGAACGACATGGCGACGAACAAAGCCAGGATGATCAGGATCAATCCCGTTTCGCGCATCCGTAATAGCTTCCCCACGGCCCCTCTGACGCCATCCGGCGGACTGTTCTGGTCCGCAATTGTATTTGTTATGGCTATCGACTTATCCGCCATCAGACCGCCTCCCGCGATTGCTCCGAAATCGAAGCGAGATACATGATATTTTCTTCCGTCATCTCACTGCCGGTGACCTCTCCGCTCAGTTCCCCCTCGCGGATGACAATGACCCGGTCGCATACGCCGATCAGCTCGGGCAGTTCGGACGAGATCATGACCACGCCCACACCCGCCTTTGCCAAATCGCGCAATATGCGGTGAATTTCCGTTTTGGCGCCCACATCAACGCCGCGCGTCGGCTCGTCAAGGAAGATGATATGGGGGCTAACTGACAGCAGTTTTGCCAGCGCAACCTTTTGCTGATTGCCGCCCGACAAGGCAGAAACGGGTTGGCCTACATGGCCGCATTTCAGGTTGAGTTCCTGGCCCAGCTTTTGCGCCAGACCGGTTTCCTTGCGTTCATCAATAATACCGGCACGCGAGGCCACCTGCGCAAGTGACAGGGCCGAAATATTCGCGGCAATCGACATATCAAGGAAAATGCCGTCGCCCTTCCGGTCTTCTGACAGATAGACAATGCCCTCGGCGACGCTGTCCTGATAATGTTTCAGATCCAGCTTGCGGCCCTTGAGGCTGATGTCACCGGTCACACTCCCCTCGAGCTTGCAAACGCCTTTGACAATTTCACTTCGGCCAGCGCCGATCAGCCCTGCCAGCCCCAGAATTTCGCCCCGGCGCAGGTCAAAGGAAATATCCTTGAACCGCTTGCGCTCTGTCAGTCCACGCACGGAAAAAATAACGTCGTCGGACCTCTCCTCGAGCGGCTGCTTGTCCGGGTAGAGACTGTCGATTGCACGCCCGACCATCGATTTGACGATTTCGCCCGAATTTGTCTCGGCGACATTTTTGGTGGTGATGTACTGGCCATCACGGAAAACAGATACGCGGTCGCAATTTTCAAATATCTCGACCATGCGGTGAGAAATGTAGATGATCGATATGCCCTGTCCGGCTAGATCGCGCATGATCCCGAAAAGGATTTGCGCTTCCCGCTCGGTCAGTGCGGCGGTCGGCTCGTCCAGAATGAGCACGCGACAATCAAGGGTCAGCGCCTTGGCGATTTCAACCAGCTGCTGCTTGGAAATGGGCAAGGTGCTGACCAGCGCCGCGGGATCTATATCGCCCAGTTTTTGTAATATGCCGGCCGCCTTGCGCATAAGAGACGGATAATCCATCAGCATGGCGCGGCTTGAATTGGTGGTGGCCATGAAGATGTTCTCAGCCACGGTGATATCGGGGCAGAGCGCAATTTCCTGATGCACAAACCCGATGCCCAGCTTTTGCGCTTCTGCCGGTGAGGCGATCCGGACGGACTTGCCGTCGAAACAAATCTCTCCCGAATCCGGTTGCAAAATGCCGTCGATCACATTCATCAGTGTCGACTTGCCCGCGCCGTTTTCGCCGGCAATGGCGTGGATTTCGCCTTTGCGCAATTCGAAGTTCACCCCGCGCAATGCGTGGATCGGACCGAAGGACTTGCTGAGGTTCGATATTTTGAGAATCAAATCCTCTGTCATCGTCTTGCACCTTGTTTGCGCTGTGGCGGGGGTTTCAGTTTGTGCCGTCCGCGCTCTTTATGAAAAGCGCGGACGGCGGTGGCGGTATGCTGCGATTATTGGGGATCGCGGCCTTCCATATATTTGTTCAGGTCGAAGGAATCGGCGTTCTCTTTGGTGATGACGGCGAAGCCATTGTCGACAAAGGGAAGCTGCATGGGATTGTAGCCCGAGACCTTGTAGTCGTTGAACGGATCGAACATGTCTGAATGCGCTGCCATGAACGTTGCCATGAAGCCCATAAAGCCCTGGATGCCCTGATTGGGGTTGAGTGCCATGTGAATATTGCCGGCCTTGATGTGCTCAAGAGTGGCCGGGGTCACGTCGGCATGCATGATCAACACATCGGCTTTTGCCTCGAGAACGGCGGCGACAGCACCTTCAGCCGATCCTGCTTCCGGAATCCAGAGCGCGCCCAGATTGGGGTTGGCCTGAAGGATGGACGCCGTGGCACGATAGGCCGCATTGCTGTCCTGATTGGTGGCCTGACGCCCTACCAGCTTCATGTTCGGGAAGTGCTCTTCAATATAAGAGATCAGGGCGGTGACACGCAGATCGTGATTGCTTTGACCGGGGTTTTCCAGAACCGCGTACTCGGCGCTGTCGCCAAGCTGCTTGACGATCTCTTCTGCAGCGAATTTGGCCTCGGCAAGATTGTCGGAGGTGATGTAAGCGGTGCGGTTGGACTTGGGAGAGTCGGCGGCGAAGGTGGAAATCTGCACGCCGCTTTCGATTGCCCGGTTAATCGGCTCAATAAAAGGATCGGCCTGCATTGGGTGCAACAGGATGCCGGCTGGCGCCTTTACCAGATCCTGCTCAAAGGACGCGATCTGCTTGGCAATGTCATAATCAGGCGTGCCCGAGAAAACGGTTTCACAACCCATTGCTTCGGCGGCTTGCTTGAACCCCTGATAAACGGGCACCCAATATGGATGCGACGACACCATGACATTCATGATGTAAGTCTCGCCGGGCTCACACTTGAAACCTTCTGCCAATGCCGCAGTCGGCTGTGCAAACGCTGCGAGCAAAGCCGTTACGGCCAATGCACGCGTCACACGAACATTCTTCATTTTTCTCTCCTCCACGATGAGTCTCCCTCTCAGGGTCAGCTTTGTCAGCTTTAAAAGTATTTTGCAATATTTTTCACTATGCGATTTTTATCGCAACGAGCGGAGATAACCAAAAACGAAATGCCCTGTCAACAGTTTCAGGATTTATATCTTATAGTGAAATTTATTTCACTATTGCAGTAGAACCCCTGCTCTCAACGGCGAATGGCGGGCGTTCTCGGGACAGCGGCCAGAGCGATGCCGAAGCCGGAATTTCCTGGTCCTTTTTGCTGTGCCCGGGGTGGACACCAACACTTTTGAGACGAGGCAAGCGTATCGATGATGGCTTCCGGCGTTGCAGAAACGTTGAATGCCGGAGCGGTGGCGGGTGTTGCCATTGCGTCGTGCGTCAAAACCTGATGCAAAGGCTTTAGACAAAGAGGAGTGCCCATGGCCGCGTCAGCTGCAGATCGTTTGATCGATCTTTATCGGAACAATGCCGCCGCGAGGGGCCGGCTGCGCTGTGGCAGCCTGATCGAACAGCGCTGGCTGGACGGCTTTCGGGATACCACTATCTGGCGGGTCTGGAAGGCGACAGTGGACGCGCGGGCATGACCGGCTTTTCTGCAAAAGAGGTCGCAGTTATCGGTGGTGGTCCGGCGGGGTTGATGGCGGCGGAAGCACTTTGCGGCGCGGGCCACAATGTGACGGTTTACGAGGCCATGCCCTCTTTCGGGCGCAAGCTTTTGTTTGCGGGGAAGTCCGGGCTCAATATTACCCATGCCGAGGATTATGCGCAATTTGCTACCCGGTTTAGCGCGTCCAGCGCGCGGTTGCGGCCAGCGCTGGACGGGTTTCGGCCCAATGATCTGATCGCCTGGGCCGGTGCGCTGGGTACCGAGACCTTTACCGGGTCGTCGGGACGGGTTTTTCCCAAGGCGATGAAAGCCTCCCCCCTGTTACGCGCCTGGTTGCGCCGGTTGGCGGATAGCGGCGTGACATTGTTGGCCCGGCACCGCTGGACCGGGCTGGAAGCCAACGCGCTGCATTTTGAAACACCGGATGGTGCGCTGACTGTTGCGTTTGATGCCGTGGTTTTGGCGCTGGGTGGCGCCAGCTGGCCCAAACTGGGCGCGACCGGCGACTGGGTGCCATTGTTGCGGCGGCATGATGTGCCTGTGGCTGATTTGCGCCCGGCCAATTGCGGGTTTGATGTGGATTGGAGCGCGGTTTTTGCCGCGCGGTTTGCCGGTCAACCGGTTAAATCGGTGACGGCCACGTCCGATGCCGGCACGTTATCGGGCGAGTTCGTTGTGAGTGGCGCTGGCGTCGAGGGCAGTCTGATTTATGCTCATGCTGCCGCGTTGCGGGACCGGATTGCGGCCGACGGCGAAGCGCGCTTGACGCTTGATCTGGCGCCGGGGCGCAGTTTTGAAAAACTTGCAGCCGGGTTGGCGCGGCAAAAGCCGAAGGAAAGCTTTACCTCCCGGTTGCGCAAAGGGGCCGGCCTTGAGGGGATCAAGGGCGCGCTGGTGCGTGAATGTGCGCCTGACGCCAATACACTGGCCCCGGATGCACTTGCGCGATTGATCAAGGCATTGCCGTTGACGCTGGCGCGCCCGCGCCCGCTGGCCGAGGCGATATCCTCTGCCGGGGGGATTGGCTGGGACGGGGTGGACGAGAATTATATGCTCACGGCCCTGCCCGGCGTGTTTGCCGCCGGGGAAATGCTGGACTGGGAAGCACCGACCGGCGGCTATCTGCTGACCGGATGCATGGCAACAGGGCTGGCGGCAGGACAGGGCGCGGCGCGCTGGCTGGCCAATAGCTAGTCGTTGCGCCGGTACTGGTAGATACCGACGTCAATCGTGCCCTCGGCAAAGCCTGCTTCGCAATAGCTGAGGTAATAAACCCATTTGCGGCGGAATTGTTCGTCATAGCCCAGGGGCTCGATCATCGACCAGCGCTCAAGGAAGCGCTCGCGCCAGAGGCGGAGCGTGCGGGCGTAGGACAGGCGGAACAATTCGGTGTTCTCCAGCGTGAGACCCACCCGATCGCCCTGCTCTTTCATCGCCTGCTTGGTGAGCAGCATGCCGCCGGGGAAAATGTAACGCTGGATGAAATCGGGACCGGCCTTGTAATGCTCGAAATCTTCTTCATTGATGGTGATGGCCTGAATGGCAGCGGTGCCGCCGGGCTTTAGCCTGTCACGCACGGTCTGGAAGTAAGTCGGCCAATGATCTTCGCCAACGGCTTCGATCATTTCGATGGAAACGACGTGATCGAACTGCCCCTTGGTATCGCGATAATCCTCGAAATGCAGTTTGGCGAACTTATCGAGCCCCTGTTTGGCCAGCCGCTCGGTTGCGAATTTGAGCTGCTCACGTGACAGGGTGATGCCGTAAAGATTGGCCTCGTAATCGCGGGCCACGGTTTCGGCCATACCGCCCCAGCCGCAGCCGATTTCCAGCACGGATGCGCCCTTGGTCACACCTGCCGCATCAGCGACGTGATGATATTTCTCAACCTGTGCCTGTTCCAAAGACTGATCGCCGGAGGTGAAAACCGCCGAGGAATAGGTCATTGAGGGGTCGAGCCACTGGCCATAGAAATCATTACCCAGGTCGTAGTGCTCGGAAATGTTCTCTTTGGACCCTTCCTTGGTGTTCTGGCGCGACAGATGGTAGGCCAGATCATGGGCGGCGCGTTTGAAAATGCCGGGATTGGCATCATCAAACATGTCGCGGTTTTGCAGGAAGAAGCGAAACAGGGCGGTCAGGTCCTCGACCTCGATATCGCCGCGCATATAGGCGGCGGCGAAGCCGACGGTGCCGCGGCGCATGCACTCGCGAATGACCTTGAAATTATTGAGTTTGAGAACGGTATGCTCACCTGTTGCCGGATTCCCGACGGTGCGGCTGCGCCCATTGGGCAAGGTGACTGTAACGGCACCATGCGAGGGCACAATCATGCGTGCGCCGATCTTTTCGACCAGCACAGACACAAAACGCATCCACAGGCTCGGTGAGCCCATGCTTTCCTGAACAGCACTTCCACTCATAACGCATACCTACCCCGACGCAGGGTCACCAAGTGTCAGTAGTCGCGCCGCCTTTCTGGCGGCAAGGCTGGCTTCCTCACGTCTGTATTCAGGGTCTCCCCGTGAGCATATGTCTAGTTTATCCGCACGATATGGATATGCAAGTCCCTGATTTGAAGAGGGGTTTGGGCACTGGATTTGAAAAAACTTAGGGTTGAGCTGCGTCAATCAGGCGAATTTGCACCTGCTCGCGGCCCTGCCAATGGTCGATGCCGATGGTGCCACAGACGTGCAAAGGCCTGTCATCGCGGGCATCGAGCAGCAATTGTCCAAGCGGCGTACCAGCTGCACGAAAGGCAATTCCCTTGAGACGCGCGCCATCGGCGGAGACCAGGGTAAAGCGAATATGGCCGCCCTTGCCCACCACATCGGCAAATTTCACCTTGTGGCCGGGAAAGGCGAAAATCGGGGTGGGATTGCCCGCGCCGAACGGGCCGGCCTTCTCGATGAGGTGCACGAAATCGACACTGGCACCGCGCGCCGTAATGGCCGCATCGACGGACAGTGAGACACGGGCGCGGGCTTTGGCAACATCCTCACTCAGAGCGTCGGTGAGGAAGGCCCGAAATGCGCTTATCTTGCCCGGCTCCACGGTAATGCCGGCTGCCATGGCGTGTCCCCCGCCTTTGGGCAGAATACCGGCATCCACGGCAGCGATGACCGCTGTTCCCAGATCGACGCCCGGCAAGGAACGGCCGGAGCCGGTGCCCTTGCCGTTTGGGGCAATGGCGATGGCAAAGGCCGGGCGATCAAACCTGTCCTTTAGCCGCGAGGCGACCAGACCGACGACACCGGGGTGCCAGTTTTCAGATGCAAGAACGAGGACAGGCGGGCCTTCGCCAGCACCAATTTCTGCCTCGGCGGTGGCGATAGCTTCTTCAACAGCTTCGATTTCGATGCGCTGACGCTCGGTATTGAGTTCGTCGAGCCGTGCGGCGATGGCCATGGTTTCTGCATCATCAC carries:
- a CDS encoding aldo/keto reductase, producing the protein MSPEMIKRPIGKSGIEASVVGLGTWAIGGWMWGGTDESQSIAAIQTSIDEGVSLIDTAPAYGQGLSETIVGKAIKDRRDQVVLATKCGLIWHAQKGNHFFDYDGHPVHRHLGKDSIIYEVEQSLSRLGTDYIDLYITHWQDPTTPVSETMEALLDLKQQGKIRAIGASNLSVDELKAYAAHGSLDAIQEEYSMVKRDIETSLLPICAAHDISTLSYSSLALGLLSGKMGPEREFTGDDQRKDNPRFSLANREKVARLMDAVVAPIAAEHQATKAQIVIAWTLQQPGITFALCGARNPDQARENAKAGRLRLSSGEIDAIGAATKTYLIDLDS
- a CDS encoding glycerol-3-phosphate dehydrogenase/oxidase, with protein sequence MPEKRNDNFDLLRTDGVFDVIVVGGGINGIGVFRELALQGLRVLLIERNDFCSGCSAAPSRMIHGGLRYLENGEFDLVRESLRERDLLLQNAPHMVRPLPTMIPITSVFSGLLNGAAGFFGLSTKPANRGVLPVAIGLRLYDWMTRKRRRLPRASFHGGRATFRRWPKITPSVKFSAIYHDAWVSYPERLGVEVLLDTMRLSPQSLAVNYAELATSKDGFTITDRETGSTCKVSARAVVNASGAWLDDVTKLLADSAEIPTDMVSGTKGSHVILENDELHEALDGHMMLFDNADGRVCILFPYLGKVLAGSTDIRVDAPRRVKCEPEEQDYILNAIRLVFPGISIADDDVVFSYSGIRPLPKSDHDFTGRISRGHLVHRIEGHPTQFCMVGGKWTTFRAFAEQAADAVLAELGKTRRAETADMAIGGGAEFAKEHLNLMADLVQTHGVTKDRATHLLDVYGTRASEVLSFCKTHTDDMPLDSATVITAAEIAFLIRHEFARGLGDLILRRTPLAITGQVSSGIIDRIAAIAADELGWDEARRARETEAMVTELEEFYGVSREMLEERSRERNKACV
- a CDS encoding sugar-binding transcriptional regulator, producing MAENKDDFEAIRQIHTVLTLHFIEEMKQSDIAQRLNLSTSKVNRLITQGRKLGMVRIAVESPFQRLVDLEKGLSEITGLRNTVVTPVVPGNPDTNLQQVGLAAANHLLETIRDGDVIAITGGKAVSAVVRNLNPERKFNVTVVPLTGGVQGKYYTDVNHLTTQLAEKLGGSAMLIHAPLFAENREQRDMLMEMNSTKEVFDLARNASVALVGIGSIKTPGSSYYDLHPLPNPDRELLLKDNVTAEFLAHLIREDGTVADYALNSRLVALNPTDLATCPLTIGVAAGGEKVQPIRAALNGHLINSLIVDEETASAVLESMRKIKNVA
- a CDS encoding class I fructose-bisphosphate aldolase is translated as MRISTKARMNRMFTNGGCLDVAIDHGVCNEPGFLVGLEDMAGVMDTLIKAKPDAIQCAYGQADLLQSRPEKDKPALVMRIDMGNPYNDQRHRVMWSMLQNADEPIIGALEMDAACVVVNLFMLPDEPELFRQCVENISRVRAACHQYGMPLMIEPLVMLPNDVRGGYQVDGDAEKIVTLVRLASEMGADIIKADPTDNPDDFHRVIEAARVPVLVRGGGKEDLKAVLAKSAALMAQGAQGMVYGRNIYQHDNPSAVVSALMAIIHDGASGEQAWDVYNRG
- a CDS encoding FGGY-family carbohydrate kinase, producing MADSKTYLLGLDAGNTVIKAVLFDLEGHQVAMHALDGQSSTPQPGHVERNLDELWANARVAIQTCIAQAGIAPGQIAAIGCAGHGNGLYLLDQDDAPLIGIQSLDARAADLADNIDQSQGTALHALCLQRPWPSQTPVLLAWIKQNRPELYARVGTVLLCKDFITYQLTGERVSDVSDMSGCGLLRMPECTYDDDLLALYGLGDARTMLPRLIDPSGIAGTVNASAAAQTGLAEGTPVVGGFFDVIASALGSGVVAEGDASIIAGTWSINQVISRAPIVDGGIFMVAGFGPGRFMNIESSATSASNLEWYVRELVERGAHHDDPFGYCNDHVGMVEPRHDDPMFHPYLYGSRLGAGYRAGFYGIAGWHGEGHLLRALFEGVMFEHRRHIEVLAGAGVSVERAIMSGGGARSPYWPQIFADGLDMPITVADAQETGALGAAIGAGVGAGIFADYEQAVAAMTRPRSRFVPDKNQRAHYDRRYAMFRELSETLNGFWTRLSDAGQN